A DNA window from Deinococcus sonorensis KR-87 contains the following coding sequences:
- a CDS encoding zinc-dependent alcohol dehydrogenase: MKAVVWQAVGDIRLQDVPEPELQEPTDAIVRLTASAICGTDLHFIRGTMSDMVPGTILGHEGVGVVEKVGSEVRNFQPGDRVVIPSTISCGVCLPCREGNTAQCDNANPNGPTAGTAFYGGPKDSGPFNGLQAEKARIAYAHSSLVRLPDTVSDDQALLLSDIFPTAYFGADLAGVRVGSSVAIFGCGPVGQFAIISARLMGATRIIAVDRVPDRLEMARQNGAEVINFEEEDPVAVIQQLTDKHGVDCVIDVVGVDAQHAHTGPAKPDAEEEQQDQETVQKTAPDADPHDGHWVPGDAPTQVLQWSLEVVKKGGQIGIIGVYPPNLNTYPIGKAMNKNVTLRMGNCNHRAYIPRLVDLVASGVVDPTRVLTRQEPLTDVISAYEAFDQRQPGWIKVELEPAQ, translated from the coding sequence ATGAAAGCAGTGGTCTGGCAGGCTGTAGGAGATATTCGACTTCAGGACGTTCCGGAACCCGAGCTGCAGGAGCCGACCGACGCCATCGTGCGGCTGACGGCCAGCGCCATCTGCGGCACCGACCTGCATTTCATCCGGGGCACCATGAGCGACATGGTGCCGGGCACCATCCTTGGGCACGAGGGTGTGGGGGTGGTGGAGAAAGTGGGAAGCGAGGTGCGGAATTTCCAGCCGGGCGACCGGGTGGTCATTCCGTCCACCATCTCCTGCGGTGTCTGTCTGCCTTGCCGTGAGGGCAACACCGCACAGTGCGACAATGCCAATCCGAATGGACCGACCGCCGGCACCGCGTTCTACGGCGGCCCCAAGGACTCAGGCCCCTTCAACGGGCTGCAGGCGGAAAAGGCGCGCATTGCCTACGCCCACAGCAGCCTGGTGCGCTTGCCCGACACCGTCAGTGACGACCAGGCGCTCCTCCTGTCTGACATCTTTCCGACCGCGTACTTTGGCGCTGATCTGGCCGGTGTGCGCGTGGGCAGCAGCGTGGCCATCTTCGGGTGCGGCCCGGTGGGGCAGTTCGCGATCATCAGCGCGCGGCTGATGGGGGCGACCCGCATCATTGCGGTGGACCGGGTGCCGGACCGGCTGGAGATGGCTCGGCAGAACGGAGCCGAGGTCATCAACTTCGAGGAAGAGGATCCGGTTGCCGTGATTCAGCAGCTCACAGACAAGCACGGCGTGGACTGCGTCATCGATGTGGTGGGGGTGGACGCCCAGCACGCCCATACCGGCCCGGCAAAACCGGATGCCGAGGAGGAGCAGCAGGATCAGGAGACGGTCCAGAAGACTGCCCCGGACGCCGATCCGCATGACGGTCATTGGGTTCCGGGCGACGCCCCGACTCAGGTGCTTCAGTGGAGCCTGGAAGTGGTCAAGAAGGGCGGCCAGATTGGCATTATCGGGGTGTACCCTCCCAACCTGAACACCTACCCGATCGGGAAGGCCATGAACAAGAACGTGACCCTGCGGATGGGCAACTGCAACCACCGCGCGTACATCCCGCGCCTGGTGGATCTTGTGGCCTCAGGTGTGGTGGATCCGACCCGCGTGCTGACCCGGCAGGAACCGCTGACGGACGTGATCTCGGCGTACGAGGCGTTTGATCAGCGTCAGCCGGGCTGGATCAAGGTCGAACTCGAGCCTGCTCAGTAA